The following nucleotide sequence is from Salmo salar chromosome ssa08, Ssal_v3.1, whole genome shotgun sequence.
TGTTAAGTTTACGTATGATAACAATTATGTACTCCGAGTGAATTTATTTAAGGCTCTCGCTCttttcctctccctgtctccacagAGAGTAGTCTTCTGAACAAAGCCCCGCCCACACCCACCATGTATAAATACAGGCCGACCTATAGCAGTCCGGGAAAGaaccacactgccctcacccatgCCTACGCCAACCAGGTAACAAAACGCCAACCAGCTAGCTCGCGCATAAGGccactgtgtgtctctgtgtgattaCGTGTGAGAGTGTGTCCGCGTCTGAAAGAGTATGTGCGTGCTGTGTGAGGTATAATCCATGTCAAACTACtccggtaacacacacacacactgttctctctgaCTCGGCTTAATATTTCATATATCAGGGATCTCATTGGCTGCATGCCTGTCTGTCTTTAATCGTTTGGATTTGTTCTGATTTGTTCATGCGTCTCTGTTTTTACTTGTGGCTTCTTTTCCTGCCTTTTGATTGGTTACTCAGTGGCTTTCAGTTGAACAGTATCAGTAAGTCAATGCAGGAGTATTTTTCTTAATTTTCTTTAGTTTGAGTGTCTGTTCTTATGTCTTGTTACCCAACCTTGTGTGTCATCTTTTAGCCTGTAGCTTTCCCCACGCCATTGTAGAAAAAATTCTCCCCTAGCAATTCCTCGTTGTAGAAAGATTTTGTGGTAGTTAATTAACATATTATAAAATGTTGTATTTGCCCAATGTTACGTGTATGGTGTGTTTCCTATATGTCACACAATCTGATCATAATTCACTTACATCAATTCTGgaatcccgagtggcgcagcagtctaaggcactgcatctcagtgctggaggcgtcactacagaccctggttcgatcccgggctgtgtcatgGAATggcaaaccatgtgtttgatgtatttgataccgttccactgatttctgctccagccatgaacatgagcctgtcctccccaattaagggggccaccaacctcctgtggtagaaTTGCGCAATCTTAGCTGCTgccaggggggggggggctactaCAATGTTTTGCAGTGTGGGGGTTGTGTAGGTGCGCAGACCCGCCTGCAATTGTGAGCCCTTGTgataaattcagatttttttccccctgtgtTCCCCCCCCATCAAAGTTTCCCATCCCTGccttataaagtgcactactttttgaccaggtCCCCGTATGGCTCTGGTTataaatagtgcactatgtaggggatagggtgccatttgggaaacagccCCATGTGTTAGGAGCTCTCAGGAGCAGGGGGAGAAGATGGTTGTTTTGCTCTGTTAACTCTGATTGCGTGATCTGTTAGCCGGGGCCCCAACGACATCCATTTCGTTCGCTCttaggctgagtcccaaatggcgcccccagggccctgatcaaaagtagtgcactaaatgcggactagggtgccatttgagacaaaaGCTTATTGTTTCACTGGGCACACatgttacacccccccccccccccatcccacagcCATCTGGttatatatactgtgtgtgtgtttaattttCTGTCCTGTGTGTTGTAAAGACAACATACTGTAACAGAAGCCATGTGGGCATTCTAAAAGTTCTAGGCCCCTATATTCTTCCCCCTGCAGACCCCTTGTGTGTAGTGAATAGTGAAGCCCATGCATCTGGTCTGAAAGAGTTGTTCCCTTGTTCGCCTTGTTTTTCCCACTGTGGTTTTATTGGTAGTGGCCTAGTGCTGTCTGTACATTTGGACATCCAATTCTCATTCCACTTTCCAGTGTGGGATTCAATGACAAGGATAGAGTTAACATGACTTTatgttctctccctctttttttcctccctcctccctctggctctcttctttctcttcatctctccctccacctccaactctgtctctctctctctctctgtgtgtctctctctctctctgtgtgtgtctctctctctgtgtgtctctctctctctgtgtttgtctctctctctgtgtgtctctctctctttctctgtctctctgtgtgtctctctctcgcgctctctctctctctctctctctctctctctctctctctgtgtgtctctctgtgtgtctcttgcgctctctctctctctgtctctctgtgtgtctctgtgtgtctctctgtctctctctctgtgtgtctctctctccatctctctctccccaccagaTGAGTCGAGGGGACAGTCTGAAGGAGTCATCTTCTCTGCTCCAGTCCAGCCAGCAGCCTGGCTTCCGCTCTGAACCCAGCCTAGATGGGAGAGAGgccccaggggagagagggggaggaggattggGAGGAGGTGGAGACAGACCCGGAGGAGGGGGGTCAGTAGGGGGGGCACCAGGGTCAGGGGGTGGCGGTATCCCCGGTTACTCCCTAGGGGGACGTTCCTACCCCTCCTTTTCAGACCCAACAGTTCTATCTTCCGGTGGAGGGGCTTCCCGTTCTTCCAGCGTGCGTTCTGGCTCCGCCCACAATGCGGCCCACGTCTCTGAGGCGACGACCTCCACGAGCTACAAGAGCCTGGCCAATCAGACGCCTCCTCCGCGCAACGGCAGCCTATCGTACGACAGCCTGCTCACGCCCTCCGAGAGCCCCGACTTTGAGTCAGCCGCACCCGAAATGTCGCCCGGGCACCACCGTACCCCCGCCCCGCCCCCCGTCCTGGGCTACTCTTCCCCCTACCTGTCGGCCCAGCTCAGCCAGCAGAGAGACGCAGAGCTCCACCAGCCCTCCGCCTCTTCCGtagccctcctttcctccccacaCCGCGCCCACTATCTCCGCGCCTCCTCCTCCCCCCGCCTCCCCCTGAGAGGGAGCGACTCCTCCAGGAATCGCACTCCCACTCCCACCACTCTcagccccctccctcctccgcggccccccaacccccccacccacaccaccaccaccacagcagccaCAGCTCCAGACCCCCCCGCTTCTCCCGGACCCCGCTCCTGTCCGACTCGGCCGTCCCCCACCATTACCCGTACCGCACCCCCCTGGCCCCCTCCACGCACCCCCCGCGCTCCCCCACCCCCCGCCGCTGGGGAAGTCTCTGTCGTACTCTTCGGCGGCGGCGGCGGAGATGCAGTACCGGATGGTGCGCAAGGCGTCGGccggagggggggtggggggtgggatcCAGGCACCTAAGTGAGTAACGGCTCTGCTCTTTACTGACTGACTGCAGCCCGctgcctccttcttctcctccttctcttcctcctcttcttcctcctcctcccaggcTCCTGTGAGTTCCTTTACCTCTTCCCCCCCCCGGTCGTCTGTTTTCCACTCGTCTGTACAGTCGGTGCTtcttctgtttgtttgttttttcagctccaaatggcaccctattccctatggagtgcactacttttgaccgcggctctggtgaaaagtagtgcactctatagggaatagggtgccatttggtactgcCATTTGGTACGTACCCGTTTGTCTTGAAACTGTCTGTTTCCAGCTACTGTAGTTGTTCCATTTTAGTCTTTGTCTGTCCCTTactatctctctccatcacctGTCCTGGTTCCCTTTATCATGTGATGCTGTAAATACTATACATGTAggtctttgctatgagacatgtTGTTGTATCACAATACATGACATATTATGTAATGAcatgctattccctatatagtgtactactgttgaccagagcctttAGGTTGCTGGTCCAAATGTACAGTATTTAGGGAACAAAGGGATGCAGGCGTTCCTTTTTAAGCTTTTTGAGGACTTTAGTCTTCCTATAAAGTTAGCTTTTTGCTAAATGTCTTTTATCTCAAAATGCATTTTGTCCTCCATTGATCATGGTTGTGTTATTGATGTAGTTGTGGAtgtgttttatcctgttttatcctcctctgtgtgtgttaccGTTATCCAGCATGAAGTCCCTCTGTTTGACTATAGGGTTACAGTGGAAGATATCTGGATGTACCAGCCCTTGGTCACCCCTGCATGATGTGGATATATCCTATCGATTCATTATGCATGCTTCCacaatggcacactattccctatagtgaACAGGGGCTCTtttgggccctggtgaaaagtagtacactatataggggatagggtgccatttagtacACCCCCTACGAGTGTGCGCTCTTCCTCTCCAACGTCTTAACTAatccttctttccctccctctcgttctctctatccAGGGACGAGATTCAGATGAAGTTGTTCAGCAGGACGAACGGGCAGCCCaggtcctccctttcctcctcaggctccaccccttcctccccctctcacacAATCAGCATGTCCACTCGCCCCGGACAGGCCTATCCCAGCCCTGGAAACACCCAGAGCCCCGCCCACAAGCTGGGGGGCGGGGTTAAGAAGGTGACGGGCGTCGGCGGGACCACCTATGAGATTTCAGTCTGAGTTTGACGGGCGGCCACTCCAACTAATGGTGTCAGGGCTTGGAGGTGAAGGAGGGGTCAGAGATGGACTTTTGAGATGGATATTTCTGCCTCTCAGACCCTTCAGGAGAGAGGAAAGATTTGAATGAACAGACGTTTTAAAAGTTGGGTTTTGTGGAAGAGTGAAACAACTGACTTTTCTTGTTCTTCTTCCAAATGCGATGGACTCCGGACTTCCTCTCTCGTTCAGAGACCTCCAGTCAAGGAACTACAGAACTAATCGGGAGAAAgttgtttaacaagtcacattcAAGAACACAATGCACCATTATGACATGTGGGCGTATGGGCCCAGGAATCCAATCATACCCCTTAAGAGGCGGGACTCTTTGACAATCCACCAATTTCTGGGCGGGTTGAACTCTGTGGGAATGATTGAGTGACAGTTATGACTGGGTTTGCCTTTTATTGGATAAAACAAGGAAGATCaatatggctgcgtttacacaggcagccgaattctgatcttttttttttttttttttaccaatcagATCAGTTCTGAAAAAGAGCTGATGTAAAAGGATCTGATTGAGCAAAATAAATCTgagttgggctgcctgtgtaaacagagcccatatatataaaaaaaaaaagaaaagaaatgtaCTTTCATTCATTCATAAATGTGTAATGATTCATTCTCTGTACAGAATTATATGGTTTGGAATTTATGGTGATTTCCTCCAATCAGTGGCATTTAAAGGTTACAGCGGCATGCTCCGGCCACTATTGACCACTGTGATTGGCTAGTGATCTCGCTGCCATTCTCTCTCGACCAATCAGAAGTGGATATGCTAAACTGTAGTAGACGGCAGGGTCATTGGTAGAGTTCGTTTTGCCTGGCTCAGTGCCCCGGGTGGGTGGAGATTTCActtaaggaccaatggaatggttttaaaaaaagtaAATATCGTTGGGTCTTTACTTTAAAGATGGAGCAGCCTTTTCTAAACAAACTTTGGAGCATTGGCCTTGAAAATCAAGGAGAGAAGTGGTTTTTATTTTACTTATTTAATTTCAAAATTTTATTTTATATGAATTTATATATAGGTGTTGATAAGATCAAGATTTTTTTGAATGGGCTGATAAGGTTTTTCTGGTTTGAGTTAATTTCAGAATTGTAACCAAAACAGGAAGAAACTGTTGCCGTGTTCATGTTCTAGTCGGAACTTGGACATTTCTGACTTGCTAACTGGCTAACAAGTACCGCGTataaccagttagcaagtcgaaAATGTCAGTTTCCTAGTTCAGATTTAGCGCTAGAGCGCGGCTCAGTTGTATTGATGGCTGCACCAGCCAACCAGAGGCTGAGTTTTGAGTCTTCAGCCAAAGAGAGTAGCTGGACAATTTTATATGGTTCAGCTAATGGGAACCAATGTATTTGATAAAAGGCGATGTAGCATTTTAAAGTCCTTTGATACACAGTAAACCACTCGACTTCTCGTGGGGCATATCGTTGTACCTTCTGATTGTTTACTTCTGAGCTTTGTAATGGcggtgtctgaaatggcaccctattcactatatagtgcactacttttcaaaagccgtgcactatgtagggaatagggagccataacacacacaaccaatGTTTTGGTTtattggtatctgtactgacaTCTCCGGTTGCCACCAGCTGGAAACCAGCGAGGATCACATGCTTTGCCGTGACCAATCCGTAGAGAGCAAGAGATTTATATCAGCCTACTCTTTTATTCGTTAATGGTGAAACCAATGAGATGAACAGCTGAAAAAAGTCAGTAACatctttttatatttattttttactttcctTTGCAAGATTTTAGGACAATTTTACAGGGCATTGCTTTAGACTGACAGTTTGTTTGACCAGTCAGGAGCGTAGAATGAAACTAAATGGGCACGTCGCCCAATCAGGCAAAGACGTGTTTGACTGCCATCAGGAACAGCCAATGCCCTTGCAGATGATGTTTAGACAAGTACGAGCCCGGGACTTGGGTGtttgaaattgaaaaaaaaagaagaaagatatgtgctgtgtgtgtgggcgtatgtgcgtgtgtgtttgagcgTTGGTAATAAAGTATTTAAAGCCAAAGGCAGTGTGCTTTGTTCTGCTTGTAGTTGAAGTTTTTCATGTCTGGTAACGCAACACATGAGAGAGCGCAGAACACAGGCTACTTACTACACATTCAGAGTAGAACTTCGAGCTGGACCGAAGGTTTCCACAGCGGCTATGAAAAGATAATGTAAGGTTACTTAAATCGTTAAGTTATGATCCAGTTACAGTACATTTTCATGCACCTCACATTTCTTCCACACTAGATATAGAGGGGACAGAGATTGATTGGGGTTTGTCAGTCAGTGGTGCCTGTAAGTTGGGAGGAAACCGCTACCGATGGGGCTCAAAACTTAGCTTCATGTCTCACCTCCCACCGTAACTCTTAAATGCCGTCACTACCACAATGTATCAGAAGTTGGTGCCAAAATGCAGGTTGTGAATTAAGCCACCAGGTGGCACCATAACGTTCATGTTACTAAGACGCTTATATCCCCATTTGTGATATTACTGTAGAGCGATTTGAAATGTAAATTAGACTCAATTTAATAATGTACACTTTTATTGCATAAAAAAAAGTCAGACGCCCCTCAGGGTTTCATCTGAAGCAGGAGGCAGGTTCACCCATTCACAGAATCAATCGACACATTCTGAACGCAACGTTGAGACAGCAGGATTCTACAGTAACCAAGGGAATGTCAAACGGGAAGTAAAATGGATGCTCTGCCACTTCACCTCAATTTACACATTTCTCTCTGCACTGGTGTAAAAATGTGTTTTGTCAACCATTCACAATGACAACAGGGTTAAAAAAAAAGAGAGTGTTTAGACGGAAACCAGCCCTGAAATGGGAGCTTTTGAAAGTAAAAATGTAATTCTACCTATTGCCAGGACAACAAAATAACACTGGTCTAGTTCTCACATGAAATTAGCATTAATAGCAAAACGCTCTCCATCCACAGCTTTCCCTTCAGCATCATGAACTGAAAACTAGGATTAGGTGACAACAGAACTCACAACCACTATTACggaagggagaaaaaaaacacttgCTAATATTTTTTCAAAATTCCCTCAAAGACAGCATTTTGGGACAGAGGCTGTggttcatatacacacacacatcctaccTCATCATTATGGACCCAGTTGGAGGTAGGTAGTTGGCGTGAAATGTTTGACCATGGCTTAACCAATAGAGTAGGCATGCAGCAAAGAGCCTTTGACAGCAATTGGCTAATAAAGGAGACATTTGAGCCAATGCCTGGCATTGGTCCAATATGAAACACTGCCAGCTCAATCTCACCATATTAGGAGATAGGGtcatgtctgaaatggcaccataTCTCTACTTTTgactagtgcactataaaagggaatCGGTTGCCATTTCAGACAAAGCCAAAGTAACTTCAGTTCAATGGGTGCATGCAATTTGGCACATCACGCATGGATTGGACTGAGTGTGTAAATTCACTCCATATCCCAAATGGGACAAGTTCTAAATTGAGTGAAACACTATGAACGGAGTGTATCATTGTAGTGTGCCAAGATTAAGTCTAAATCACTCAAATTGTTAAGTCATAAAttacacccttttccctatatagtgcactactttgtagTATTGCACTGTATTAGAtaatagaatgccatttgggatgcacacgaTGATGAGCATAGAGGTCCTCCAGGGAACTGGTGGAAAGATCAACATAACTGTCATAAGTATGATGGagagacaaaaaaataaaaaataaatcgaaCCATACAGTTTAGATTTAAATTAGTTAATATTGAGTTAATCATCATAATACAATTATTTTGCAACTCAAATCTTGTTGCATACAGTATATAGCAAAACAAAAAAAAGGACTCATAACAATCATGTTTGTTCCCTCGATCGAACATCAGCATCAGCATAACGCCACCTAGTCCCATTGCGACGTCACACCATTCTTCTGAGGCCGCTACCCCCCGACAATTCTATTTGTCCTTCTTGGTCTCCGTCTCCTCCTGGGCGTCGACCTCGGGCTCCTCCTCTTCGGGCACGGGCGGGAACTGGGATTCGTTGATCTTGTCGCCCCGGTCTCCCTTGGACTTGTTGAGTTTCTTGGACTTCTGGTAGAGCTCGTTCAGGTTGAACTCCCGGATGATGTTCTCCTGTTGAGAgattgagtgtgagagagaatggTGAGTTTCCGGACATTTGACCGGCAGCATTTTCATTTACTAGACATTTGAGAAATTGACTGGATATAGATATCTATCTATCCATTGGGTGCTTAACCGTCCACACGCGGTGCTCAGAagagacagaaatcacatttagaatatggtcattcatattaacagaacatgcaagttaAGGATGCAACATTATGATGTCCTTCTTACCGAATTCTGGTGGGTACTGAGGATGTTAGaacaactgtccacatttacttttcctccgGCCAGCGAGATGAGTAACGAACAGCAGAATCACTAGCCTACGTCAATCTACTGTCCTGCATAGCAGAAAAGTTGACCTCTTCTATTAAAAATCAGCTTGTCGAGAAATAATTTTCCTATCccgggacagttgtgggacggtaggtcccaaattcatacaaccagtaggccaaggcttcataaaaataaaagtttAAGCAATGAGTCCGATGCAACAAATCACAACGTTTAGCATAAAATGTTGATCAACTATTATTTCTTTACATTTTAAGCGAGGCATTTCCACACAAATGTTGGTTCCATCATGCAATTAGAGGGGGAAAACACCGGTGTCAAAAGGGCACCGCACACGCGAGCCGTTTCATGTGAGTGATGGAAATATGGGTTAGAAATGTAGAAAGAGGGGAGGTGTAATATCCAACAGCTAGCgttgggttgctaatatgactaggattttACCTTTGGCTACTGGTCAATGAAAGAATGTTGATataaaaataattgcctccacagaTATGGTCGGATTTTGGCTAGGCTGCTTTGAAGCAAGGTCAGAAATGCCTCAATATGTATTCAAGTGTCCAGGTTTCGAACAATTAGGcacacctttaaaaaaaaaaatgcatacgGCCTTCAGCTTATTGTAAAGTGGTGTGTGACGCACTTAAAAGCACGCCATCCATTGCCTAtttatgcatttgctgtttgagaTGCCGTGGCAGCAACTCTCGACGTGTGACAGATTTTCCCACTCAAAGGCTCTGCATCCTATACGCGTGTGATAAAATACACAATGAACATACTGTACAccaaattatgcaaattaacttATAGACCGATAAGGAT
It contains:
- the LOC106609866 gene encoding LOW QUALITY PROTEIN: palmitoyltransferase ZDHHC5-A (The sequence of the model RefSeq protein was modified relative to this genomic sequence to represent the inferred CDS: inserted 2 bases in 2 codons; deleted 1 base in 1 codon), whose amino-acid sequence is MPGSSKSGGRVASPRPPHTASPSRPLRPSRYVPVSAATAFLVGSTTLFFCFTCPWLSEQFSVAVPIYNGVIFLFVLANFCMATFMDPGIFPRADEDEDKEDDFRAPLYKTVEIRGIQVRMKWCSTCRFYRPPRCSHCSVCDNCVEDFDHHCPWVNNCIGRRNYRYFFLFLLSLTVHIMGVFGFGLLYILYHTQQLDRVHSAVTMAVMCVAGLFFIPVAGLTGFHMVLVARGRTTNEQVTGKFRGGVNPFTNGCWKNISHVLCSSQAPRYLGRKRKPHGVVVQPPFLRPQLTDTQLAAKVLDNGIHGDLHRSKSSLEMMESQSCDAEPPPPPKPELRYPGPSRGHQEQHTEESSLLNKAPPTPTMYKYRPTYSSPGKNHTALTHAYANQMSRGDSLKESSSLLQSSQQPGFRSEPSLDGREAPGERGGGGLGGGGDRPGGGGSVGGAPGSGGGGIPGYSLGGRSYPSFSDPTVLSSGGGASRSSSVRSGSAHNAAHVSEATTSTSYKSLANQTPPPRNGSLSYDSLLTPSESPDFESAAPEMSPGHHRTPAPPPVLGYSSPYLSAQLSQQRDAELHQPSASSVALLSSPHRAHYLRASSSPRLPXERERLLQESHSHSHHSQPPPSSAAPQPPHPHHHHHSSHSSRPPRFSRTPLLSDSAVPHHYPYRTPLAPSTHPPRXPHPPPLGKSLSYSSAAAAEMQYRMVRKASAGGGVGGGIQAPKDEIQMKLFSRTNGQPRSSLSSSGSTPSSPSHTISMSTRPGQAYPSPGNTQSPAHKLGGGVKKVTGVGGTTYEISV